From the Hevea brasiliensis isolate MT/VB/25A 57/8 chromosome 15, ASM3005281v1, whole genome shotgun sequence genome, one window contains:
- the LOC110633663 gene encoding F-box protein At2g26160-like, whose protein sequence is MASARNGEMSLISWSNLPEDLLASIGKRMEDHFDIVRFRAVCHSWRCSIAAPSKFPPLPLELHFLTHDHVHPIATFSVSRRTVFRLELPAEYESSQAPFNNAWLIKVQEEEDGGKVRLINPFSRFPMKTLLDSFPKELNLLNFRLKQISTTFSIERSDPFDSSDEGSEDDEDEVDREGPMSCKVAFSRGPRPNDVNSHGVFSIIGGELYSMRIGDELWTSMDCADTYRDITNYKGNVFAVIRNGICSKNNGASLSMTHLVLPPRSFSGERYLVESCGDLFLVSRDFTTCLNLIYYDNDYKCFVKREGATEIPFKFEVFKMNNISPSPMVFQWEAVSNLGDRIFCVSRDCSYSVAAQDFPGCKGNCIYFVDELVDVHDYVIDDNKIFVYNLEDGSAAPLLAFPGLPNIFWPPRACLSSSGK, encoded by the coding sequence ATGGCTTCTGCAAGAAATGGAGAGATGAGTTTGATTTCGTGGTCTAATCTTCCTGAAGATCTGCTGGCTTCCATTGGTAAACGCATGGAAGACCACTTCGATATTGTTCGCTTCCGTGCTGTATGCCACTCATGGCGATGTTCAATTGCTGCTCCTAGCAAATTTCCACCTTTGCCTTTGGAGCTTCACTTTCTCACTCACGATCATGTCCACCCTATTGCTACCTTTTCTGTCTCCCGAAGAACAGTCTTTCGCCTTGAGCTACCTGCAGAATATGAAAGTTCTCAGGCTCCTTTCAACAACGCCTGGTTGATCAAGGTGCAAGAAGAGGAGGATGGAGGCAAGGTGCGCCTGATAAATCCATTCTCAAGGTTTCCAATGAAAACCTTACTCGATTCTTTTCCAAAGGAATTGAACTTGCTCAACTTCCGGCTCAAACAGATAAGTACTACTTTCAGTATTGAAAGATCTGATCCATTTGATAGTTCTGACGAGGGCAGCGAAGATGATGAAGACGAGGTTGATAGAGAAGGGCCTATGTCCTGCAAGGTGGCCTTCTCACGTGGACCTCGTCCAAACGATGTGAACAGCCATGGGGTTTTCTCTATCATAGGAGGAGAGCTGTACTCGATGAGGATCGGTGACGAGCTATGGACTTCGATGGACTGTGCTGATACCTATCGGGACATTACGAATTACAAAGGAAACGTCTTCGCTGTGATCAGAAATGGGATATGCTCAAAGAATAATGGTGCTTCACTGAGTATGACTCATCTTGTCCTGCCTCCAAGATCCTTCAGCGGCGAGAGGTACCTTGTGGAGTCTTGTGGGGATCTTTTCTTGGTCTCCAGAGACTTCACCACCTGCTTAAATCTTATCTACTATGACAATGATTACAAATGTTTTGTCAAACGGGAAGGTGCTACTGAAATACCATTTAAATTCGAGGTCTTTAAGATGAATAACATTAGCCCAAGTCCAATGGTGTTTCAATGGGAAGCCGTGAGTAATTTGGGTGATAGAATATTTTGTGTGAGTAGAGATTGCTCATACTCAGTTGCTGCTCAAGATTTCCCTGGATGCAAAGGGAATTGCATTTACTTTGTAGATGAACTGGTAGATGTGCACGATTACGTGATCGACGATAACAAAATATTTGTTTACAATTTAGAAGATGGTAGTGCAGCTCCTCTTTTAGCTTTTCCAGGCCTCCCTAATATATTCTGGCCACCACGGGCGTGCTTATCTTCATCCGGAAAATGA
- the LOC110633647 gene encoding uncharacterized protein LOC110633647 isoform X1, with protein sequence MAAAIFAASSSSSSSYSLLLASPTNSKSLSRSRFIVKKSTGSVRLIRNRRSSTRRIAAINDIAAAADSGQVGVTWQIVVGVIAGVTPFVVAGIEFSKRIIAQRRCEVCGGSGLVLRENDYFRCPGCAGGFLPWQSWKRFFSG encoded by the exons ATGGCAGCTGCCATCTTcgctgcttcttcttcttcttcttcctcttattCCCTTTTACTCGCATCTCCAACGAACTCCAAGAGTCTTTCTAGGAGCAGATTCATAGTTAAAAAATCAACGGGCAGTGTCCGCTTGATCAGAAACAGAAGATCATCAACTAGGAGAATTGCAGCCATCAACGACATTGCGGCTGCGGCGGATTCAGGCCAAGTTGGAGTGACCTGGCAAATCGTTGTTGGAGTTATAG CTGGAGTAACACCTTTCGTGGTAGCCGGGATTGAGTTCAGCAAAAGAATA ATAGCTCAGAGAAGATGCGAGGTATGTGGTGGGTCAGGGCTTGTTCTTAGAGAAAATGACTATTTTCGATGCCCTGGTTGCG CAGGAGGATTTCTACCATGGCAGTCGTGGAAAAGATTCTTCTCTGGTTAA
- the LOC110633647 gene encoding uncharacterized protein LOC110633647 isoform X2, translating to MAAAIFAASSSSSSSYSLLLASPTNSKSLSRSRFIVKKSTGSVRLIRNRRSSTRRIAAINDIAAAADSGQVGVTWQIVVGVIAGVTPFVVAGIEFSKRIIAQRRCEVCGGSGLVLRENDYFRCPGCGGFLPWQSWKRFFSG from the exons ATGGCAGCTGCCATCTTcgctgcttcttcttcttcttcttcctcttattCCCTTTTACTCGCATCTCCAACGAACTCCAAGAGTCTTTCTAGGAGCAGATTCATAGTTAAAAAATCAACGGGCAGTGTCCGCTTGATCAGAAACAGAAGATCATCAACTAGGAGAATTGCAGCCATCAACGACATTGCGGCTGCGGCGGATTCAGGCCAAGTTGGAGTGACCTGGCAAATCGTTGTTGGAGTTATAG CTGGAGTAACACCTTTCGTGGTAGCCGGGATTGAGTTCAGCAAAAGAATA ATAGCTCAGAGAAGATGCGAGGTATGTGGTGGGTCAGGGCTTGTTCTTAGAGAAAATGACTATTTTCGATGCCCTGGTTGCG GAGGATTTCTACCATGGCAGTCGTGGAAAAGATTCTTCTCTGGTTAA
- the LOC110633646 gene encoding transcription termination factor MTERF9, chloroplastic, translated as MAVSSLYPFNPSILSRVAAQPHLFAYSVLSRSKFGETVADDGRRKSRLSRFLALSMHSNAKVLKSNLKSRYGQTLSPYDSSEEEDDEDEDEDEDEDDDVAEDDWLLLDDEFAEPAEFEVEGKRLKSQKKINKRQGGHRQLDISRKSIVGNFYLAKNKTKEVDSLHMDNKGRLMSKAPNEKKYQKVSEEIDLDEKWLPLFDYLTTFGLKESDFIQMYERHMPFLQINVSSAGERLEYLLSVGVKNRDIRRILLRQPQILEYTVENNLKSHVAFLRGLGIPNSKIGLIIAVAPSLFSYSVENSLKPTVRYLVEEVGINEKSISKVVQLSPQILVQRIDISWNTRYIFLSKELGASRDSVVKMVTKHPQLLHYSIDDGFVPRINFLRSIGMRNLDILKVLTSLPQVLSLSLEDNLKPKYMYLINELRNEVHSLTKYPMYLSLSLDQRIRPRHKFLVALKKAPKGPFPLSSFVPTDECFCQQWAGTSLDKYLSFRQQLLLKEFAKKYERQG; from the exons ATGGCAGTTTCTTCTCTTTATCCATTCAATCCTAGTATCCTCTCTAGAGTTGCTGCTCAGCCTCATCTGTTTGCATACTCTGTTTTGAGTCGAAGCAAATTTGGGGAAACGGTGGCCGATGATGGGCGAAGGAAAAGTAGGCTGAGTAGGTTTCTGGCTTTGTCGATGCACTCCAATGCTAAGGTTCTCAAGTCCAATTTGAAGTCACGGTATGGGCAGACGTTGAGTCCCTACGATAGCAGTGAAGAGGAGGAcgatgaagatgaagatgaagacGAAGATGAAGACGATGACGTGGCAGAGGACGATTGGTTGTTGTTGGAT GATGAATTTgcggaacctgcagaatttgaagtTGAAGGAAAAAGATTGAAGTCGCAAAAGAAAATCAATAAAAGACAAG GTGGTCATAGACAGTTGGATATAAGCAGGAAGAGTATTGTTGGAAATTTTTATCTTGCTAAAAACAAAACAAAGGAGGTAGACTCCTTGCATATGGACAACAAAGGAAGG CTGATGTCCAAAGCACCTAATGAGAAAAAATATCAAAAGGTGTCTGAAGAAATAGACTTAGATGAGAAATGGCTCCCACTTTTTGATTACCTAACTACCTTTGGGCTCAAGGAATCAGACTTCATCCAGATGTATGAGAGGCACATGCCATTCCTTCAAATAAATGTATCTTCTGCAGGGGAGAGGTTGGAGTACCTGCTGAGTGTTGGTGTCAAAAACAGAGATATCAGAAGAATACTTTTGAGGCAGCCACAAATTCTAGAATATACAGTGGAGAACAATTTGAAATCTCATGTTGCTTTCTTGAGGGGTTTAGGTATTCCAAACTCTAAAATAGGGCTGATAATTGCTGTTGCTCCTTCACTTTTTTCATATAGTGTTGAAAATTCATTAAAACCCACAGTAAGATATTTGGTGGAGGAAGTTGGCATTAATGAAAAAAGTATAAGTAAAGTAGTGCAGCTAAGCCCTCAGATCCTGGTTCAGCGGATTGACATATCATGGAATACTCGCTATATTTTTCTTTCAAAGGAGTTGGGAGCATCTAGAGATAGTGTCGTAAAGATGGTAACAAAACATCCTCAGCTTCTCCACTACAGCATAGATGATGGATTCGTTCCAAGGATCAATTTTCTGAGGAGTATTGGCATGCGTAATTTGGACATCTTGAAAGTCTTGACTAGCCTTCCACAG GTATTATCTTTGTCACTGGAGGACAATCTAAAGCCAAAGTACATGTATTTGATTAATGAACTTCGTAATGAGGTGCACTCGTTGACCAAATATCCTATGTACTTGAGCTTGTCTTTGGACCAGAGAATTCGCCCTCGCCATAAGTTCTTGGTTGCCTTAAAGAAAGCTCCAAAGGGACCCTTTCCTTTGAGTTCATTTGTTCCAACAGATGAATGCTTTTGTCAGCAATGGGCTGGAACTAGTTTAGATAAATATTTGTCATTTCGTCAGCAATTACTACTTAAGGAGTTTGCAAAGAAATATGAAAGACAAGGATAA